One window of Streptomyces sp. SUK 48 genomic DNA carries:
- a CDS encoding ABC transporter ATP-binding protein produces the protein MGPQRGWARRLAGYAWRYPKDVVLALGSSLAGMAVTAVVPLITKVIIDDVIGAHTRSMAPWAGALVVAAVLVYAATYVRRFYGGRLALDVQHDLRTEMYDTITRLDGRRQDELSTGQVVGRATSDLQLIQGLLFMLPMTIGNVLLFLVSLVIMAWLSLPLTLVALAVAPALGWIARRSRSKLHPATWYAQAQAAAVAGVVDGAVSGVRVVKGFGQEAQETGKLREVGRKLFAGRLRTIRLNSRYTPALQSVPALGQVAMLALGGWLAVRGHITLGTFVAFSTYLAQLVGPVRMLAMVLTVGQQARAGTERVLELIDTEPTMKDGTRELPADAPATVEFDDVSFGYAEDTKVLDGLSFEIREGETLAVVGSSGSGKSTLSLLLPRFYDVTHGAVLIGGHDVRELTHSSLRAAIGLVPEDSFLFSDTVRSNIAYGRPDATQDEIEAAARAAQADRFIRELPEGYDTKVGEHGLTLSGGQRQRVALARALLTDPRLLVLDDATSAVDARVEHEIHEALREVMRGRTAGPSPDHHPSTSAGARTTLLIAHRRSTLNLADRIAVLDRGRLADLGTHEELQRRSALYRRLLTDPDELGGVSPGHTLPDEPVEDDSLRAELDAEYDAERGVTPHLWTGDRAPKDMALAGTPATPALLAQVDALPPATDTPDVDEDKAVRPEDSYGLRRLLHGFGLPLLVSLALVAVDAGASLVLPVLIRHGIDAGVTQLAIGAVWSASLLALLVVLVQWAAQIGETRMTGRTGERVLYTLRLKIFAHLQRLGLDYYERELTGRVMTRMTTDVDALSTFLQTGLVTAFVSVVTFFGIMVVLLVIDVQLALVVFITLPPLIIATFFFRRASVKAYELARERVSAVNADLQESVSGLRIVQAFRRERDGGRRFAGRSDGYRAARLRGQWLISVYFPFVQLLSSLAAAAVLIAGAGRVEAATLTTGALVAYLLYIDLFFAPVQQLSQVFDGYQQATVSLGRIQELLREPTSTKEAEQPRAVTSLRGDIAFEGVRFAYGDDEAALADVELTIPAGQTVAFVGETGAGKSTLVKLVARFYDPTDGRVTVDGTDLRDLDLTAYRHRLGVVPQEAYLFPGTVRDAIAYGRPGATDAEVEAAARAVGAHEMIATLDGGYLHEVAERGRNLSAGQRQLIALARAELVDPDILLLDEATAALDLATEAQVNQATDRLAGRRTTLVVAHRLTTAARADRVVVMDRGRVAEDGTHEELLALGGRYAELWRTFAGRAEPEEPVGAVR, from the coding sequence GTGGGACCACAAAGGGGATGGGCACGGCGGCTCGCGGGCTACGCCTGGCGGTATCCGAAGGACGTCGTCCTGGCCCTCGGCTCCTCGCTCGCCGGTATGGCCGTCACCGCCGTCGTCCCCCTGATCACCAAGGTGATCATCGACGATGTGATCGGCGCCCACACCCGCTCCATGGCCCCCTGGGCCGGCGCCCTCGTCGTCGCCGCGGTGCTGGTGTACGCCGCCACCTACGTCCGCCGCTTCTACGGCGGCCGGCTCGCCCTCGACGTCCAGCACGACCTGCGGACCGAGATGTACGACACGATCACCCGCCTCGACGGCCGCCGCCAGGACGAGCTGTCGACCGGACAGGTCGTGGGCCGCGCCACCAGCGACCTCCAGCTGATCCAGGGCCTGCTCTTCATGCTCCCGATGACCATCGGGAACGTGCTGCTCTTCCTGGTCTCCCTGGTGATCATGGCCTGGCTGTCGCTGCCGCTGACCCTGGTCGCCCTCGCCGTCGCCCCCGCGCTCGGCTGGATCGCCCGGCGCAGCCGCAGCAAACTGCACCCCGCCACCTGGTACGCCCAGGCCCAGGCCGCCGCCGTCGCGGGCGTGGTCGACGGCGCGGTGAGCGGCGTCCGCGTGGTCAAGGGCTTCGGCCAGGAGGCGCAGGAGACCGGCAAGCTGCGCGAGGTCGGCCGCAAGCTGTTCGCGGGCCGGCTGCGCACCATCCGCCTGAACAGCAGGTACACCCCCGCCCTCCAGTCCGTCCCGGCGCTCGGCCAGGTCGCCATGCTCGCCCTCGGCGGCTGGCTCGCGGTGCGCGGGCACATCACGCTGGGCACCTTCGTCGCCTTCTCCACCTACCTCGCCCAGCTGGTCGGCCCGGTCCGCATGCTCGCGATGGTCCTCACCGTCGGCCAGCAGGCCCGCGCCGGCACCGAGCGCGTCCTGGAACTGATCGACACCGAGCCGACCATGAAGGACGGCACCCGGGAGCTGCCCGCCGACGCGCCCGCCACCGTCGAGTTCGACGACGTGTCCTTCGGGTACGCCGAGGACACCAAGGTCCTGGACGGGCTCAGCTTCGAGATACGCGAGGGTGAGACGCTGGCCGTGGTCGGCTCCTCCGGCTCCGGCAAGTCCACCCTCTCCCTGCTCCTGCCGCGCTTCTACGACGTCACCCACGGCGCCGTCCTGATCGGCGGCCACGACGTCCGCGAGCTGACCCACTCCTCGCTGCGCGCCGCGATCGGACTGGTCCCGGAGGACTCGTTCCTCTTCTCCGACACGGTCCGTTCGAACATCGCGTACGGCCGCCCCGACGCCACCCAGGACGAGATCGAGGCCGCCGCCCGCGCCGCCCAGGCCGACCGCTTCATCCGGGAACTTCCCGAGGGCTACGACACCAAGGTCGGCGAGCACGGCCTCACCCTCTCCGGCGGCCAGCGCCAGCGCGTCGCGCTCGCCCGCGCCCTGCTCACCGACCCCCGCCTGCTGGTCCTGGACGACGCCACCTCCGCCGTGGACGCCCGCGTGGAACACGAGATCCACGAGGCGCTGAGGGAGGTCATGCGCGGCCGCACGGCCGGCCCCTCGCCCGACCACCACCCCTCAACGAGCGCCGGCGCGCGCACCACCTTGTTGATCGCCCACCGCCGCTCCACCCTGAACCTCGCGGACCGCATCGCCGTCCTCGACCGTGGCCGGCTCGCCGACCTCGGCACCCACGAGGAGCTCCAGCGGCGCTCCGCCCTCTACCGCAGGCTGCTGACCGACCCGGACGAACTGGGCGGCGTCTCCCCGGGCCACACGCTCCCGGACGAGCCGGTCGAGGACGACAGCCTGCGCGCCGAGCTGGACGCGGAGTACGACGCCGAGCGCGGCGTCACCCCCCATCTGTGGACCGGCGACCGCGCGCCGAAGGACATGGCGCTGGCCGGGACCCCCGCCACCCCCGCACTCCTCGCCCAGGTCGACGCCCTGCCCCCGGCCACCGACACCCCCGATGTCGACGAGGACAAGGCGGTGCGCCCCGAGGACTCCTACGGACTGCGCCGGCTGCTGCACGGCTTCGGGCTGCCGCTGCTGGTCAGCCTGGCGCTGGTCGCCGTCGACGCGGGCGCGAGCCTGGTGCTGCCGGTGCTGATCCGGCACGGCATCGACGCGGGCGTCACCCAGCTGGCCATCGGCGCCGTCTGGTCGGCCTCGCTGCTCGCCCTGCTGGTGGTGCTGGTGCAGTGGGCCGCGCAGATCGGCGAGACCCGGATGACCGGCCGTACCGGCGAACGCGTCCTCTACACGCTCCGGCTCAAGATCTTCGCGCACCTCCAGCGGCTCGGCCTCGACTACTACGAGCGCGAGCTGACCGGCCGGGTGATGACCCGCATGACCACCGACGTCGACGCGCTGAGCACCTTCCTGCAAACCGGCCTGGTCACCGCGTTCGTCTCGGTCGTCACCTTCTTCGGCATCATGGTCGTCCTGCTGGTGATCGACGTGCAGCTCGCCCTGGTCGTCTTCATCACGCTGCCCCCGCTGATCATCGCCACCTTCTTCTTCCGCCGGGCCAGCGTGAAGGCGTACGAGCTCGCCCGTGAGCGGGTCTCGGCGGTCAACGCCGACCTCCAGGAGTCGGTGTCCGGGCTGCGGATCGTGCAGGCGTTCCGCCGCGAGCGGGACGGCGGGCGGCGGTTCGCCGGGCGCAGCGACGGCTACCGTGCCGCCCGGCTGCGCGGCCAGTGGCTGATATCGGTCTACTTCCCGTTCGTGCAGCTGCTGTCCTCCCTCGCCGCGGCCGCCGTGCTGATCGCGGGCGCGGGCCGGGTGGAGGCCGCCACCCTCACCACCGGCGCGCTGGTCGCCTACCTCCTCTACATCGACCTCTTCTTCGCCCCCGTGCAGCAGCTGTCCCAGGTCTTCGACGGCTACCAGCAGGCCACCGTCTCCCTCGGCCGCATCCAGGAACTGCTGCGCGAGCCGACGTCCACGAAGGAGGCCGAACAGCCGCGTGCCGTCACGTCGTTGCGCGGTGACATCGCCTTCGAGGGCGTGCGCTTCGCGTACGGCGACGACGAAGCCGCCCTCGCCGACGTCGAGTTGACGATCCCCGCGGGCCAGACGGTCGCCTTCGTCGGCGAGACCGGCGCCGGAAAGTCCACGCTGGTCAAGCTGGTGGCCCGGTTCTACGACCCGACGGACGGGCGGGTCACGGTCGACGGCACCGATCTGCGCGACCTGGACCTGACCGCCTACCGGCACCGGCTCGGCGTGGTGCCGCAGGAGGCGTACCTGTTCCCGGGCACCGTCCGCGACGCCATCGCCTACGGCCGCCCCGGCGCCACCGACGCCGAGGTGGAGGCGGCCGCGCGGGCGGTCGGCGCGCACGAGATGATCGCCACCCTCGACGGCGGCTATCTGCACGAGGTCGCCGAGCGCGGCCGCAACCTCTCGGCGGGCCAGCGCCAGCTGATCGCGCTCGCCCGCGCCGAACTGGTCGACCCGGACATCCTGCTCCTGGACGAGGCCACGGCCGCGCTGGACCTGGCCACGGAGGCCCAGGTCAACCAGGCCACCGACCGTCTGGCGGGCCGTCGTACCACGCTGGTGGTCGCCCACCGGCTGACCACCGCCGCCCGCGCCGACCGGGTGGTGGTGATGGACCGCGGCCGGGTCGCCGAGGACGGCACCCACGAGGAACTGCTCGCCCTGGGCGGCCGCTACGCCGAGCTGTGGCGAACCTTCGCCGGGCGCGCCGAGCCGGAGGAGCCGGTCGGCGCGGTCCGCTGA
- a CDS encoding glycoside hydrolase family 3 protein produces the protein MPDTSTGSDTSKRGTGNTGGEGGGARLSRRTVLAAGAGLTAALTVPATARAATPDERRLKALISRMSLPEKVGQLFVMRVYGASATAPDQADIDANLGELGVRTAAELIRKYRVGGIIYFTWAHNTQNPHQIADLSNGIQKASLDQPRGLPMLIATDQEHGAVCRVGEPATLFPGAMAIGAGAKGREALARQGGGGRGVGGPAADARTLGRISGTELRALGINQDYSPDADVNVNPANPVIGVRSFGADPAAVAELVAAEVEGYRSAGVAATAKHFPGHGDTAVDSHYGFPVITHSRELWEKLDAVPFRSAIAAGIDSVMTAHIEFPALDDSGDPATLSKPILTGILRGELGYDGVVITDSLGMEGVRTKYGDDRVPVLALKAGVDQLLNPPSIDTAWNAVLKAVQDGELTEARLDESILRILRLKSRLGLFDRAFVDRRGVDRLVGAKSHLAAADRIAERTTTLLVNEGAILPLDRHREPRLLVVGADPDSPSGTTGPPTRVLAAALTEAGFTATALPTGTSPSAAVIDQAVAAAQDADAVVVGTYNVSAGSSQRTLVERLLATGRPVVALAVRNPYDVAQLPSVRAFLASYCWTDVELRAAARVIAGRVAPRGKLPVPVQRADDPTKILYPIGHGLTY, from the coding sequence GTGCCCGACACCAGCACGGGAAGCGACACCAGCAAGAGAGGCACAGGAAACACCGGGGGCGAGGGCGGCGGGGCCCGGCTGTCCCGGCGTACCGTCCTCGCCGCGGGGGCCGGCCTCACCGCCGCGCTGACCGTGCCGGCCACGGCCCGCGCCGCCACCCCCGACGAGCGCCGCCTCAAGGCCCTGATCTCCAGGATGTCGCTGCCGGAGAAGGTCGGCCAGCTCTTCGTGATGCGGGTCTACGGCGCCTCCGCCACCGCCCCCGACCAGGCCGACATCGACGCCAACCTCGGCGAGCTGGGCGTGCGCACCGCGGCCGAGCTGATCCGGAAGTACCGGGTCGGCGGGATCATCTACTTCACCTGGGCCCACAACACCCAGAACCCGCACCAGATCGCGGACCTCTCCAACGGCATCCAGAAGGCGTCCCTGGACCAGCCGCGCGGCCTGCCGATGCTGATCGCCACCGACCAGGAGCACGGCGCGGTGTGCCGGGTGGGCGAACCCGCCACGCTGTTCCCCGGCGCCATGGCGATCGGCGCGGGAGCGAAAGGGCGCGAAGCGCTTGCCCGGCAGGGTGGCGGCGGGAGAGGGGTGGGCGGTCCGGCCGCCGACGCGCGCACCCTGGGCCGGATCTCCGGCACCGAACTGCGCGCCCTCGGCATCAACCAGGACTACTCGCCCGATGCCGACGTGAACGTGAACCCGGCCAACCCGGTGATCGGGGTCCGCTCCTTCGGCGCCGACCCGGCGGCGGTAGCGGAGCTGGTCGCGGCCGAGGTGGAGGGCTACCGGTCCGCCGGGGTCGCCGCCACCGCCAAGCACTTCCCGGGGCACGGGGACACCGCCGTCGACAGCCACTACGGCTTCCCGGTCATCACCCACAGCCGGGAGCTGTGGGAGAAGCTGGACGCGGTGCCGTTCCGGTCGGCGATCGCGGCGGGCATCGACTCGGTCATGACCGCGCACATCGAGTTCCCGGCCCTGGACGACTCCGGCGACCCGGCCACCCTCTCCAAGCCCATCCTCACCGGCATCCTGCGCGGCGAACTCGGCTACGACGGCGTGGTGATCACCGACTCCCTCGGCATGGAGGGCGTGCGCACCAAGTACGGCGACGACCGGGTGCCGGTGCTCGCGCTGAAGGCCGGCGTGGACCAGCTGCTCAACCCGCCGTCCATCGACACGGCCTGGAACGCGGTCCTGAAGGCCGTCCAGGACGGCGAGCTGACCGAGGCCCGCCTCGATGAGTCCATCCTGCGCATCCTGCGGCTGAAGTCCCGGCTGGGCCTGTTCGACCGGGCCTTCGTGGACCGCAGGGGCGTGGACCGCCTGGTCGGCGCCAAGTCCCATCTGGCCGCGGCCGACCGGATCGCCGAGCGCACGACGACCCTGCTGGTCAACGAGGGCGCGATCCTGCCCCTCGACCGGCACCGGGAACCCCGCCTGCTGGTGGTCGGCGCCGACCCGGACTCCCCGTCCGGCACCACGGGCCCGCCGACCCGCGTTCTGGCCGCCGCCCTCACGGAGGCGGGCTTCACCGCCACCGCGCTGCCGACCGGTACGAGCCCCTCCGCGGCGGTCATCGACCAGGCGGTGGCCGCCGCCCAGGACGCGGACGCGGTGGTGGTCGGCACCTACAACGTGAGCGCGGGCAGCTCCCAGCGGACCCTGGTGGAACGCCTGCTGGCGACCGGCAGGCCGGTGGTGGCGCTCGCCGTGCGCAATCCGTACGACGTGGCCCAACTCCCGTCGGTCCGGGCCTTCCTGGCGTCGTACTGCTGGACCGACGTCGAACTCCGGGCCGCCGCACGGGTGATCGCGGGCCGTGTCGCACCGCGCGGCAAGCTCCCGGTGCCGGTGCAGCGGGCCGACGACCCGACGAAGATCCTGTACCCGATCGGCCACGGCCTGACGTACTAG
- a CDS encoding sugar phosphate isomerase/epimerase family protein, producing the protein MKLAFSTLGVPGLPVPDVLALASEHGYHGVELRAHPEEPVHPGLSPAERADTAALFRNSGIEPLCVAGYARVAAPGDDAPVLGELRELLRLAHDLGAPFVRVFPGGEGGHEEADAIAARRLGTAAEDASALGVRILLETHDSHRTGADAIRVLGPVGHRRVGALWDVMHTWLGGEQPAQTYAALAPQLGYVQVKDIASAEDSTPLPLGAGVLPLTECVEVLSRGGWDGWLCWEYEKRWYERAAPLPGLLAAGREHLVRLLGEAA; encoded by the coding sequence ATGAAGCTGGCGTTCTCCACTCTCGGTGTCCCCGGCCTGCCCGTCCCGGACGTCCTGGCGCTCGCGTCCGAGCACGGCTACCACGGCGTCGAACTGCGCGCCCACCCCGAGGAACCGGTCCACCCCGGCCTCTCCCCCGCCGAACGCGCCGACACCGCCGCCCTGTTCAGGAATTCGGGCATCGAACCGCTGTGCGTGGCCGGGTACGCGCGGGTCGCCGCGCCCGGTGACGACGCGCCCGTGCTCGGCGAGCTGCGGGAGCTGCTCCGGCTCGCCCACGATCTCGGCGCGCCCTTCGTCCGCGTCTTCCCCGGCGGGGAGGGCGGTCACGAGGAGGCCGACGCGATCGCCGCCCGGCGGCTCGGGACCGCCGCCGAGGACGCGTCCGCGCTCGGGGTGCGCATCCTGCTGGAGACCCATGACTCGCACCGCACCGGCGCCGACGCCATCCGGGTGCTCGGCCCGGTGGGGCATCGGCGGGTGGGGGCGCTGTGGGATGTGATGCACACCTGGCTGGGCGGCGAGCAGCCCGCGCAGACATACGCGGCGCTCGCCCCGCAGCTGGGATATGTGCAGGTCAAGGACATCGCCTCGGCCGAGGACAGCACCCCGCTGCCGCTCGGCGCGGGCGTGCTGCCGCTCACCGAGTGCGTGGAGGTGCTCAGCCGGGGCGGCTGGGACGGCTGGCTGTGCTGGGAGTACGAGAAGCGGTGGTACGAGCGGGCCGCCCCGCTGCCCGGCCTGCTCGCCGCGGGCCGCGAGCACCTCGTACGACTGCTCGGCGAGGCGGCGTAG
- a CDS encoding alkaline phosphatase family protein, producing the protein MAELTRRRLIGSGAGALGGAAALSLLPPSVQKAVAADAPRHSSLRDIEHVVLLMQENRSFDHYFGTLSGVRGFADPRARRLDTGRSVFYQPDAENPKGYLLPFHLDTHKSSAQAIPSTSHAWSVQHQALNGGKMDQWLPAHRKADGVNGPYVMGYYTREDIPFQFALAETFTICDNYFCSVLGPTWPNRLMWMTGSIDPGGTQGGPIISNSAPTPYRWTTYAERLQAAGVSWKVYQQDDDYGCNLLEQFATFKNAQPGSDLYERGVRPQPEGTFEDDARNDRLPAVSWIMPTSYQSEHPDYLPAAGADFVASKIEAIAANPKVWRKTAFILNYDENDGLFDHVVPPTPPAGTEDEFIGGLPIGGGFRVPAIIISPWTVGGWVATEAFDHTSALQFLERFTGVEEPNVSDWRRDTFGDLASAFRFSRTVPRAPRLPDDTAEQLEKAKEEVATLPAPRLPDADQTFPHQERGHRPQV; encoded by the coding sequence ATGGCAGAGTTGACTCGACGCAGACTCATCGGCTCGGGCGCCGGCGCGCTGGGCGGCGCGGCGGCCCTCTCGCTCCTCCCGCCGAGCGTCCAGAAGGCGGTCGCCGCCGACGCGCCCAGGCACAGCTCGCTGCGGGACATCGAGCACGTCGTCCTGCTGATGCAGGAGAACCGGTCCTTCGACCACTACTTCGGCACGCTCTCCGGCGTACGCGGCTTCGCCGACCCGCGCGCGCGGCGGCTCGACACCGGACGCAGCGTCTTCTACCAGCCGGACGCCGAGAACCCGAAGGGCTATCTGCTCCCCTTCCACCTGGACACCCACAAGTCCAGCGCCCAGGCCATCCCGTCCACCAGCCACGCCTGGTCGGTGCAGCACCAGGCGCTGAACGGCGGCAAGATGGACCAGTGGCTGCCCGCCCACCGCAAGGCCGACGGGGTCAACGGCCCCTATGTCATGGGGTACTACACGCGCGAGGACATCCCGTTCCAGTTCGCGCTCGCGGAGACCTTCACCATCTGCGACAACTACTTCTGCTCGGTCCTCGGCCCCACCTGGCCCAACCGCCTGATGTGGATGACCGGTTCGATCGACCCGGGCGGCACCCAGGGCGGCCCGATCATCAGCAACTCGGCCCCGACGCCGTACCGCTGGACGACGTACGCGGAGCGCCTCCAGGCGGCCGGGGTCAGCTGGAAGGTCTACCAGCAGGACGACGACTACGGCTGCAACCTGCTGGAGCAGTTCGCCACCTTCAAGAACGCCCAGCCCGGCTCCGACCTCTACGAGCGCGGGGTGCGTCCGCAGCCCGAGGGCACCTTCGAGGACGACGCCCGCAACGACCGGCTGCCGGCGGTGAGCTGGATCATGCCGACCAGCTACCAGTCGGAGCACCCGGACTATCTGCCCGCCGCGGGCGCGGACTTCGTGGCGTCGAAGATCGAGGCGATCGCCGCCAACCCGAAGGTGTGGCGCAAGACGGCCTTCATCCTCAACTACGACGAGAACGACGGCCTGTTCGACCATGTCGTGCCGCCCACCCCGCCCGCCGGGACCGAGGACGAGTTCATCGGCGGGCTGCCGATCGGCGGCGGCTTCCGGGTCCCGGCGATCATCATCTCGCCCTGGACCGTGGGCGGCTGGGTCGCCACCGAAGCCTTCGACCACACCTCGGCCCTCCAGTTCCTGGAGCGCTTCACCGGGGTCGAGGAGCCGAACGTGAGCGACTGGCGGCGCGACACCTTCGGCGACCTCGCCAGTGCCTTCCGCTTCTCCCGGACCGTCCCGCGCGCACCCCGGCTGCCCGATGACACGGCGGAGCAGCTGGAGAAGGCGAAGGAGGAGGTGGCGACGCTGCCCGCGCCGCGCCTGCCCGACGCCGACCAGACATTCCCCCACCAGGAACGGGGCCACCGCCCGCAGGTCTGA
- a CDS encoding LacI family DNA-binding transcriptional regulator, producing the protein MTVTLADVAARAQVSPATVSRVLNGNYPVAAPTRDRVLRAVDELDYVLNGPASALAAATSDLVGILVNDIADPFFGIMASAIQAEIGGTGGRAGGERLAVVCNTGGSPEQELKYLTLLQRQRAAAVVLTGGAVVDAPHAAAVAAKLRKLGEGGTRVVLCGRPPVPEARAVALTFDNLGGARAVTEHLVGLGHRRLGHLAGPEERSTTRHRLEGHRAALAAAGIEDDPRWTVHGRFDRRSGYEGARELLRREPALTALVAANDSVAAGACAALRDAGLRVPEDVSVTGFDDLPVAVDVVPGLTTIRLPLTEAGARAGRIAMAREEAPAGGIGAVRGELVVRGSTGVARG; encoded by the coding sequence ATGACCGTGACCCTGGCGGACGTGGCCGCGCGCGCCCAGGTCTCCCCCGCGACGGTGTCGCGGGTGCTGAACGGCAACTACCCGGTGGCGGCGCCGACCCGCGATCGGGTGCTGCGGGCGGTGGACGAGTTGGACTACGTCCTCAACGGGCCCGCGAGCGCGCTGGCCGCCGCCACGTCCGACCTGGTCGGCATCCTCGTCAACGACATCGCCGACCCCTTCTTCGGGATCATGGCGAGCGCGATCCAGGCGGAGATCGGCGGCACCGGGGGGCGGGCGGGCGGTGAGCGGCTCGCGGTGGTCTGCAACACGGGGGGCTCGCCGGAGCAGGAGCTGAAGTACCTGACGCTGCTGCAACGGCAGCGGGCGGCGGCGGTCGTGCTCACCGGCGGCGCGGTCGTGGACGCGCCGCACGCGGCGGCGGTCGCGGCGAAGCTGCGCAAGCTCGGGGAGGGCGGCACGCGGGTGGTGCTGTGCGGCCGGCCCCCGGTGCCGGAGGCGCGGGCGGTCGCGCTCACCTTCGACAACCTCGGCGGTGCGCGGGCGGTGACGGAGCATCTGGTGGGGCTCGGGCACCGGCGGCTCGGACATCTCGCCGGGCCCGAGGAGCGCTCCACGACCCGGCACCGGCTGGAGGGGCATCGCGCCGCGCTGGCCGCGGCGGGCATCGAGGACGATCCGCGGTGGACCGTCCACGGCCGGTTCGACCGGCGCTCCGGGTACGAGGGCGCGCGCGAACTCCTGCGCCGGGAACCGGCGTTGACGGCGCTGGTCGCCGCGAACGACTCCGTCGCGGCGGGTGCGTGCGCCGCCCTGCGGGACGCCGGCCTGCGCGTCCCCGAGGACGTGTCCGTCACCGGCTTCGACGATCTCCCGGTGGCCGTGGACGTCGTCCCCGGCCTGACGACGATCCGCCTGCCCCTGACCGAGGCGGGAGCCCGGGCCGGACGCATCGCCATGGCCCGCGAGGAGGCCCCGGCCGGCGGAATCGGTGCGGTACGGGGCGAACTGGTGGTCCGGGGGTCGACGGGGGTGGCACGGGGCTGA
- a CDS encoding Gfo/Idh/MocA family oxidoreductase, producing the protein MTRETTVRIAMNGVTGRMGYRQHLLRSILALRDQGGLDLGDGTVLRPEPILLGRREHALRQIAERHGLEHIATDLDAVLADPSVDIYFDAQITAARPAAIRKAIAAGKHVYTEKPTATGLDAALELARLAREKGVRHGVVQDKLFLPGLLKLKRLIDDGFFGRVLSVRGEFGYWVFEGDGQRAQRPSWNYRAEDGGGIVADMFPHWEYVLHELFGRVTSVQALTATHIPRRRDERGEPYEATADDAAYGIFELDGGAIAQINSSWAVRVHRDELVEFQVDGTEGSAVAGLRDCRVQHRATTPRPVWNPDLPATEAFRAQWQEVPDNGEFGNGFKAQWELFLRHVYADAPYRWDLLAGARGVQLAELGLRSAAQGRRIAVPEIAL; encoded by the coding sequence GTGACACGCGAGACGACGGTGCGCATCGCCATGAACGGCGTGACCGGGCGCATGGGCTACCGCCAGCACCTGCTCCGCTCGATCCTCGCCCTGCGCGACCAGGGCGGCCTCGACCTCGGCGACGGCACCGTGCTGCGGCCGGAGCCGATCCTGCTCGGCCGCCGCGAGCACGCGCTCAGACAGATCGCGGAACGGCACGGCCTGGAGCACATCGCCACCGACCTGGACGCCGTGCTCGCCGACCCGTCCGTGGACATCTACTTCGACGCGCAGATCACCGCCGCCCGCCCGGCGGCGATCCGGAAGGCGATCGCCGCGGGCAAGCACGTCTACACCGAGAAGCCCACCGCCACCGGCCTCGACGCCGCCCTCGAACTCGCCCGGCTGGCCCGGGAGAAGGGCGTCCGGCACGGCGTCGTCCAGGACAAGCTGTTCCTGCCGGGCCTGCTGAAGCTGAAGCGGCTGATCGACGACGGCTTCTTCGGCCGCGTCCTGTCCGTGCGCGGCGAGTTCGGCTACTGGGTCTTCGAGGGCGACGGGCAGCGGGCCCAGCGCCCCTCCTGGAACTACCGCGCCGAGGACGGCGGCGGCATCGTCGCCGACATGTTCCCGCACTGGGAGTACGTGCTGCACGAACTGTTCGGCCGTGTCACCTCCGTGCAGGCCCTGACCGCCACCCACATCCCGCGGCGCCGGGACGAACGCGGCGAGCCGTACGAGGCGACGGCCGACGACGCCGCGTACGGCATCTTCGAGCTCGACGGCGGCGCGATCGCGCAGATCAACTCCTCCTGGGCGGTGCGCGTCCACCGCGACGAACTGGTCGAGTTCCAGGTCGACGGCACGGAGGGCTCGGCGGTGGCGGGCCTGCGCGACTGCCGTGTCCAGCACCGCGCCACGACCCCCAGGCCGGTCTGGAACCCGGACCTCCCCGCCACCGAGGCGTTCCGCGCGCAGTGGCAGGAGGTCCCGGACAACGGGGAGTTCGGCAACGGCTTCAAGGCGCAGTGGGAGCTGTTCCTCCGGCATGTGTACGCGGACGCGCCGTACCGCTGGGACCTGCTGGCCGGCGCCCGGGGCGTCCAACTCGCCGAGCTGGGGCTGAGGTCGGCGGCACAGGGCCGCCGTATCGCGGTGCCGGAGATCGCGCTGTGA